The following proteins are encoded in a genomic region of Corythoichthys intestinalis isolate RoL2023-P3 chromosome 5, ASM3026506v1, whole genome shotgun sequence:
- the rxfp3.3b gene encoding relaxin-3 receptor 1 translates to MATEARSCNCSTTSNVSAPVEEPTDGLVALRVLISVVYLLVCMAGLLGNLLVLVLVKVRSFGGGVYGHRTTINVFIFNLAITDLGFVLMLPFWAADTLLDFSWPFGHVMCKLVLSVTVMNMYASVFFLTAMSVTRYHSVASALQPRLERRRHGLSAGWAVAALWAGATMATAPAAIFSTVRHVAGDSLCLLGFPEGGIWLALYHMQKILVGFVVPLGVVCASYLLLLRLLRTHGNTKGLRRHAHVTRAVAIIVLSFFLCWIPNQAVTLWGVLVKLNLLQWDRAYYVVHTYVHPLSVCLAHTNSCLNPLLYCLLRHDFRTRLRDMFRKVLSPAVVQPRAPSPPQDAHSDGIPLNNLDNTENC, encoded by the coding sequence ATGGCCACGGAGGCACGGAGCTGCAACTGCAGCACGACCAGCAATGTTTCAGCGCCAGTGGAGGAGCCTACAGATGGCTTGGTAGCACTTCGTGTGCTCATATCAGTAGTCTACTTGCTGGTTTGTATGGCCGGGCTACTGGGAAACCTGTTAGTTCTCGTGCTTGTCAAAGTGCGTAGCTTCGGTGGTGGAGTGTATGGCCATCGCACCACCATCAACGTGTTCATCTTCAACCTGGCCATTACCGACCTGGGCTTTGTGCTGATGTTGCCCTTCTGGGCGGCAGACACCCTCTTGGACTTCAGCTGGCCTTTTGGTCATGTGATGTGCAAGCTGGTGCTGAGCGTAACGGTGATGAACATGTATGCCAGCGTCTTCTTCCTCACCGCCATGAGCGTCACGCGCTACCACTCTGTGGCATCTGCGCTGCAGCCACGCCTCGAGCGACGGAGGCATGGTTTGTCAGCGGGCTGGGCGGTGGCCGCGCTATGGGCAGGGGCCACCATGGCCACGGCCCCTGCTGCCATTTTTTCAACTGTCCGGCATGTCGCAGGAGACAGCTTGTGTCTGCTGGGTTTTCCAGAAGGCGGCATCTGGCTTGCACTTTACCACATGCAGAAGATTCTAGTGGGCTTTGTGGTGCCTCTGGGGGTGGTCTGTGCGAGCTATCTGTTGCTGCTACGCCTGCTACGCACGCACGGCAACACCAAGGGGCTTCGGCGGCACGCCCACGTCACTCGCGCTGTCGCTATCATTGTCTTGTCCTTCTTTCTCTGTTGGATACCCAACCAGGCTGTGACCCTGTGGGGCGTCCTTGTAAAGCTAAACCTGCTGCAGTGGGACCGTGCATACTATGTGGTGCATACGTACGTGCACCCTCTCAGTGTGTGCTTAGCGCACACCAATAGCTGCCTCAACCCACTGCTCTACTGCCTACTGCGACATGATTTCAGAACACGCCTTAGGGACATGTTCCGGAAGGTGCTGTCGCCTGCTGTGGTCCAACCACGTGCTCCGTCACCGCCCCAGGATGCACACAGCGATGGGATTCCGCTTAACAACTTGGACAACACAGAAAATTGCTAA